A single region of the Vicia villosa cultivar HV-30 ecotype Madison, WI linkage group LG4, Vvil1.0, whole genome shotgun sequence genome encodes:
- the LOC131594485 gene encoding protein REDOX 2-like, whose protein sequence is MAGNKIPEVSLNSGHKMPVIGMGTSADNRPSNDVLASIFVEAIEIGYRHFDSASVYGSEEAIGLAVAKAIEQGLIKSRDEVFITSKPWNTDADYELIVPALKTTLKKLGMEYVDLYLIHWPVRLRHDLENPVIFTKEDLLPFDIEGTWKAMEECYKLGLAKSIGICNYGIKKLTKLLETATITPAVNQVEMNPSWQQGKLREFCKEKGIHVSAWSALGAYKVTWGSGAVMENQILQDIAAAKGKTIAQVALRWAYQIGSSAMAKSFNRERMKQNLEIFDFELSEDDLEKIKQIPQSRQYLGDMWLSENGSCKTLEELWDGDV, encoded by the exons ATGGCAGGAAACAAAATCCCAGAAGTATCACTGAATTCAGGACACAAAATGCCGGTAATAGGAATGGGAACTTCAGCAGACAACCGTCCATCAAATGATGTTCTTGCTTCAATCTTTGTTGAAGCAATCGAAATTGGTTATCGCCATTTCGATTCTGCGTCGGTCTATGGTTCAGAAGAAGCAATAGGCCTGGCTGTGGCAAAAGCTATAGAACAAGGACTTATCAAGAGTAGAGATGAAGTTTTCATCACTTCAAAACCATGGAACACAGATGCAGATTATGAGCTTATTGTTCCTGCTCTCAAAACCACATTAAA AAAGCTAGGAATGGAGTATGTGGATCTATATCTGATTCATTGGCCAGTGAGATTGAGACATGATCTTGAAAACCCTGTCATTTTTACCAAAGAAGATTTACTTCCCTTTGATATTGAAGGGACATGGAAAGCTATGGAAGAGTGTTATAAGTTAGGCTTAGCAAAGTCTATTGGTATATGCAATTATGGTATCAAAAAACTCACCAAGCTCTTGGAAACAGCTACCATCACCCCTGCAGTCAATCAG GTTGAAATGAATCCATCTTGGCAGCAAGGGAAACTGAGGGAATTTTGCAAGGAGAAAGGGATTCATGTTAGTGCTTGGTCAGCTCTTGGAGCTTATAAGGTAACATGGGGTTCAGGAGCTGTTATGGAGAATCAAATTCTTCAAGACATAGCTGCTGCAAAAGGGAAGACCATAGCTCAG GTTGCACTTAGATGGGCATACCAAATAGGATCAAGTGCAATGGCTAAAAGCTTCAACAGGGAAAGGATGAAACAAAAccttgaaatatttgattttgagCTGAGTGAAGATGATTTAGAGAAGATTAAGCAGATTCCACAAAGCAGACAGTACTTAGGAGATATGTGGCTATCTGAAAATGGATCCTGCAAGACCTTAGAAGAACTTTGGGATGGAGATGTTTGA